ATCTTTTACGCCATAACTTGAAACTCTTGCATTACTTATGTTGTAATCACTTGCTTGCCATATCCACCATCTATATGGATTTTCTGGATCATTTGTTATTGGTTCATCAAATGTTCCGTTATTAATTACTAAATCTACTTCAGGAGTTACAGAAGTTGTTTCATTTTCATCTAAAACTGTTGTTGTGCTTTCTTCAACTGCATTTTCTTGTTGAGATGTTACAGGAGCAGGAATATTATTAAATATAAATCCTCCAATTAGTAAGACAGAAAGAAGACCAATTGATATGTAAAAAAGAATTTGGTTAGTAGACATTTTTTCACTCCTCCTAATTATTTTTCTATAAATTTTACATTATCTATATAGATTGTTGCATCTGTAGCGGAAAGTCCAAATTCAAAACCAACTTTTACATAAACTTCTTCAGGATTCCAAGGATCCCAACCAGATAAATCTACATCAAAACTAAAAGAAGTACTATCAGGTGTTAGTGCAATAATTTGGTCCAAATTAGCTGTTGGCCACCAGTCATCACCTGGATTATCTGGATCATTTGGTGCATGAAGAGTTACAACTACATGCATTTCTGTATTAGTATCGGCTGAAGCATCAAAACTTAATGTATAAATAGTGTTTGTTGCTCCATTTACAAATTGTGCTAATTGGAGCATCCACCAATGTGGTTGGTTGTCCCCAGAATCAATTCCCCTTGAGTTAACAGTTGTTTGGAATACTTCATTAGAATTAATTGTAGCATCCATAGATGCTCTTGCCCAGTCTGAAACTACAGTAAACCATTTTGATAATGTGGTTGTTGATGCTGTTAAGTTATCAAACAAAAGTGGTTCTGAAAAATCGCCGTTTACAATTAAGTTTACTGGTTCATTTTCACTATCTTTATTGGTTGGAAGACTTACACAGCCAGAAAAAACAAAGAATAATCCTACAGTTAAAAATAATGCCAAAAAAACTTTTTTCTCATAATTTCACCTCCTAGAATTTTTAAAAGTTAAATGAAAGTTCTAGAGCCCCTGAAATTGCATACGGATTTTTGTTTTCCCATGAAATTGAAGGGACAACTAATATATCGTTATATTTGTAATTAGAATAGAAATTTAAATTAATATTTGAACTTTGCGAATTATAATCAATATTACTTCCGAATTGGTAATTATTATTTAAGGTGTATAAACCAGATAAGTCTATTTCAAAGTATTGAAAATTAGAAACATCTGGGGTAAATGATAATGTTAAATCGGCTTTTTCAATTTTTGTATTAAAACCAAATGTTAATTTTTTCAAATTACTATTTAAAATATCATATTTAAAATATCCAAGAATCTTTGAATTACTATACGGTATTTCAATCCCGGTTTCTAAATTTGAATAATTGTTATAAAAAACAGAATTTACTATAATAAAATTTTCAAGATTTAAATTCAATGATAAAACGTTAACTTTGGGATTATCTGAATTTGAATAACTGGGATCAATTGCAACGTATAAATTGCCTATTTCAAATGGTATTTCAGCTGAAATATTTCCGCCAAGCCATAAATCATTACCAAGAGTGGAAACTCTAAAATTTTGAATTTTTGTCCCTAAAAAAATGTTTGCAAAACCAAAATTAAAAATACCGTAAGCCTGATCAATTGTGAACATGTAAGGGTAAGTTGAATTTTGTGATAAGAAACCTATAAAATAAGACTTACCCTTTACACCTACGTACATAAAGTTATTAGTTGTAAACGTTGAAAGTTTTGGAGAAGAATCTACTGAAAATTTTACACTTATGTTCCCATCAAAAATAACTTCTTCAGCAAAGAAAAATGAAAATAATAAAAACGATAACATCAAGGTTAACAGTTTTCTCATTTTAAAACCTCCTTAAATAAATAAAATTTCAAAATCTCTTTACTCAAGATAACAATAACAAATGTAACTGTTACATACAAAATTTCAAAAATTAAGGTAAAGAATAGATATTATCAGAAGCTAATAATGAATTAGTGCTTTTTATGAAATTTAAAGAGTATTTTATTAAATATATTGTTAATAAAAAAAGCTCCAGCTTTAAAGCTGGAGCTTGATATTGTTAAAATATCTTTTTATTATCGATTTTTTTCAGGTATTATTAAATTAGCTAATATTCCTACCAAAGCAGCTAAGGCAAGACCTTTTAACTCAACTGTTCCTATTTTTATACTTGCCCCACCGATACCTATTGTCAGTATTAATGAAGCAACTATTAGATTTTTTGGTTTTGAAAAATCTACTTTTTCA
This DNA window, taken from Thermosipho africanus Ob7, encodes the following:
- a CDS encoding DUF4627 domain-containing protein, with the protein product MALFLTVGLFFVFSGCVSLPTNKDSENEPVNLIVNGDFSEPLLFDNLTASTTTLSKWFTVVSDWARASMDATINSNEVFQTTVNSRGIDSGDNQPHWWMLQLAQFVNGATNTIYTLSFDASADTNTEMHVVVTLHAPNDPDNPGDDWWPTANLDQIIALTPDSTSFSFDVDLSGWDPWNPEEVYVKVGFEFGLSATDATIYIDNVKFIEK